A genomic stretch from Helianthus annuus cultivar XRQ/B chromosome 1, HanXRQr2.0-SUNRISE, whole genome shotgun sequence includes:
- the LOC110943837 gene encoding protein FANTASTIC FOUR 1, with translation MASIGLSFLKVLENPSMGCKNLEEKEQVYVHPMVKRSASALSSKSLEMCTESLGSETGSDVSESGDEFCPIISLEERERLRAIQKSKYQNFGRKVRRNDFPPPLTSISGSDGAVKVNHHREGGRLVIKAVSFSNCGTSFQTERTNGRLRLSLLRDRSIVYESEGVEMENYENERVEMENYENERVEMENYEEGGEVEYEEEEEAVAAEEEEEEGGSDGGWRWDMGENQWRMAGKREVKMLTRCKEGGNGNKVFTNWGSSWVTIS, from the coding sequence ATGGCTTCTATTGGGTTGAGTTTTCTTAAAGTTCTTGAGAACCCATCAATGGGTTGCAAGAATCTTGAAGAAAAAGAACAAGTTTATGTTCATCCAATGGTGAAACGGTCCGCATCGGCATTGAGTAGCAAGAGTTTAGAGATGTGTACGGAGAGTTTAGGAAGTGAAACCGGAAGTGATGTTAGTGAAAGTGGTGATGAGTTTTGTCCAATAATTTCATTGGAGGAAAGGGAGAGATTGAGGGCAATTCAAAAGTCAAAGTACCAGAATTTTGGCCGGAAAGTTCGCCGGAATGACTTTCCGCCACCTTTGACCTCCATCAGCGGCTCCGATGGGGCGGTCAAAGTCAACCACCATAGGGAAGGTGGGAGGTTGGTTATAAAGGCTGTGAGCTTTTCTAACTGCGGTACAAGCTTTCAAACGGAACGTACTAATGGGCGACTTAGGCTTTCATTGTTGAGGGACCGTTCGATAGTTTATGAAAGTGAAGGGGTTGAAATGGAAAATTATGAAAACGAAAGGGTTGAAATGGAAAATTATGAAAATGAAAGGGTTGAAATGGAAAATTACGAGGAAGGTGGTGAAGTAGAATATGAGGAAGAGGAGGAGGCGGTGGCCGcagaggaggaagaagaggaggGTGGTAGCGATGGCGGTTGGCGTTGGGATATGGGCGAAAACCAATGGCGAATGGCCGGAAAAAGAGAGGTGAAAATGCTAACAAGGTGCAAGGAGGGTGGCAATGGAAACAAAGTGTTTACAAATTGGGGTTCCTCTTGGGTGACAATTTCttga